One Brevibacillus choshinensis genomic window carries:
- a CDS encoding glutaredoxin family protein, with product MAQAIVYSSTNCAFCKQLKTYLTEQNISFEERNIDENDAYGEELSRLGIMSVPLTLIGDKQILGFNPNRIKKALAALEESAQ from the coding sequence ATGGCACAAGCAATCGTATACTCCAGCACAAACTGCGCATTTTGCAAACAGCTGAAAACCTACCTGACTGAACAAAACATCTCTTTCGAAGAGCGCAATATCGATGAAAACGATGCATACGGTGAAGAATTGAGCCGTCTGGGCATTATGTCCGTTCCGCTTACCCTCATTGGGGACAAGCAGATCCTGGGCTTCAATCCAAACCGCATCAAAAAGGCACTCGCTGCTTTGGAAGAATCCGCTCAATAA
- the glmU gene encoding bifunctional UDP-N-acetylglucosamine diphosphorylase/glucosamine-1-phosphate N-acetyltransferase GlmU, giving the protein MNIHAVILAAGKGTRMKSRLYKVMHPVCGKPMIEHVVEAVEDLALHKLVVVIGHGAEAVMHQLGDRVTYAHQQEQLGTAHAVWMCREALENQEGVTLVLNGDTPLVRKETLHELLSYHRERGAAATVLTAVVDNPTGYGRIIRDESGDVRRIVEEKDATLGQKKVCEISTGIFCFDNRKLFETLPLVSNENAQGEYYLPDVLSILQDQGCLISAFVADDPDEGAGVNDRIQLAQMEQKLRKRINERHMSHGVTIIDPVSTYIDSDVQIASDTVIYPGSYLSGRTRIAEGCAIGPNAHVMDSVIESHVQVSSSTVVGSKIPQDSIIGPYAFVSGETGVQEDRGHERRLPRENMLATAQAAGGRC; this is encoded by the coding sequence ATGAACATACATGCAGTTATTTTGGCAGCAGGAAAAGGAACGCGGATGAAGTCCAGATTGTACAAGGTCATGCATCCGGTTTGCGGCAAGCCGATGATCGAGCACGTCGTAGAAGCGGTAGAAGATCTCGCCTTGCACAAATTGGTCGTGGTGATCGGGCACGGGGCGGAAGCGGTCATGCACCAGCTTGGCGACCGCGTCACCTACGCCCATCAGCAAGAACAGCTGGGGACGGCCCACGCCGTGTGGATGTGCCGCGAAGCATTGGAGAATCAGGAAGGCGTCACTCTCGTTCTAAATGGAGATACGCCTCTGGTGCGAAAAGAAACGCTGCACGAACTCCTCTCCTATCATCGGGAGAGGGGTGCAGCGGCGACCGTCCTGACAGCGGTTGTGGACAATCCGACTGGTTACGGCAGAATCATCCGTGACGAGAGCGGCGACGTCAGACGGATCGTGGAAGAAAAGGACGCTACTCTGGGACAGAAAAAGGTGTGCGAAATCAGCACCGGCATTTTTTGCTTTGATAATCGCAAACTGTTCGAGACCCTGCCGCTCGTCTCCAATGAGAACGCCCAAGGAGAGTACTACTTGCCAGACGTCCTGTCGATTCTTCAAGACCAAGGCTGCCTGATCAGTGCCTTTGTCGCGGATGATCCGGATGAAGGGGCGGGTGTCAACGACCGTATCCAACTGGCGCAAATGGAACAAAAGCTGCGCAAGCGAATCAATGAGCGCCACATGAGTCATGGCGTGACGATTATTGATCCGGTCTCGACTTATATTGATTCGGATGTGCAGATCGCCTCGGATACGGTCATCTATCCAGGCTCCTATTTGAGCGGACGCACTCGTATAGCAGAGGGATGCGCCATTGGACCAAACGCTCATGTGATGGACAGTGTGATCGAAAGCCATGTGCAGGTGAGCTCGTCTACCGTCGTAGGCAGCAAGATTCCACAGGACTCCATCATTGGGCCGTACGCGTTTGTGAGCGGGGAGACAGGAGTGCAGGAAGACAGAGGGCATGAGCGTCGCTTGCCTCGGGAGAACATGCTGGCAACTGCCCAAGCTGCCGGGGGACGATGCTGA
- the nhaC gene encoding Na+/H+ antiporter NhaC — MNKPLSFSQSIWVLLAIFAILFPALFWGKVEPHMPLFGAAIAAAILLRIFGIPWKQMEEGIIKGIQSAIAPILILCLIGILIGVWMMSGTVPTILDYGIAVIRPEYFTISALFLTIIVSTVTGSSFTTISTVGVALMGVSTALGLDPLMTSGAIITGACFGDKMSPLSDTTNFAAAISDVTLMTHIRYMTHTAIPALAIATIFFALQGKTAHVNLDAIQDIRLALEQHFTLGPVTLLPAAVVLICSALRKPIVPTLVFGILSGLLVAALVQGVHSPVVWMEVMQKGFVSNIPNEAVQAIVNRGGLLSMTWSLALILIALSLGGLLQSSGVFQGLFAGLIERIKRDAGMVGLAGSSSILVNVLTGEQYLSILLPGQMFHDAFVSRKIAGRRLSRTLEDCGTLVNPLIPWGVSGAFFTTTLHVPTLDYLPYVPYLWLSPALTFLFAWRRQKA; from the coding sequence ATGAACAAGCCTTTATCATTTTCTCAAAGCATCTGGGTGCTTCTCGCCATTTTCGCCATCCTGTTCCCTGCTCTTTTCTGGGGGAAAGTCGAACCCCATATGCCTCTGTTCGGGGCTGCCATTGCTGCGGCGATTCTTTTGCGCATCTTCGGCATTCCGTGGAAGCAGATGGAGGAAGGCATCATCAAAGGGATTCAATCAGCCATCGCCCCTATTCTCATCCTGTGCCTGATCGGGATTCTCATCGGGGTCTGGATGATGAGCGGCACGGTCCCGACCATTCTGGATTACGGAATTGCGGTCATTCGCCCTGAATATTTTACGATCAGTGCGCTTTTCTTGACCATCATCGTCTCTACCGTAACCGGCAGCTCCTTCACGACCATCAGCACAGTGGGGGTGGCTCTGATGGGCGTCTCGACGGCACTGGGTCTGGACCCGTTGATGACGTCTGGCGCGATCATTACCGGCGCCTGCTTTGGCGATAAAATGTCTCCTCTGTCCGATACGACCAACTTCGCCGCTGCCATCTCGGATGTCACGCTGATGACACACATCCGGTACATGACCCATACCGCCATTCCTGCTCTCGCGATTGCAACGATCTTCTTTGCACTGCAAGGGAAGACGGCGCACGTCAATCTGGACGCCATCCAGGATATCCGCCTGGCGCTCGAGCAGCATTTTACACTGGGTCCGGTGACCTTGCTCCCCGCCGCGGTCGTGTTGATCTGCTCCGCTCTTCGCAAGCCGATCGTGCCCACGCTAGTGTTCGGGATCCTCAGCGGTCTGCTGGTGGCTGCCCTCGTGCAAGGGGTTCACTCGCCGGTCGTATGGATGGAAGTCATGCAAAAAGGCTTCGTCAGCAATATCCCCAACGAAGCCGTACAAGCTATTGTCAATCGCGGTGGATTGTTGTCGATGACCTGGTCGCTTGCCCTCATTCTCATCGCCCTGTCGCTCGGCGGACTTCTCCAGTCCAGCGGCGTTTTTCAAGGGCTGTTTGCCGGCCTGATTGAGCGCATCAAACGCGACGCGGGCATGGTTGGGCTCGCAGGCTCTTCTTCCATCCTGGTCAATGTTCTGACAGGCGAACAATACTTGTCCATCCTCCTGCCAGGTCAAATGTTTCACGATGCTTTCGTCTCCCGCAAGATCGCCGGCAGAAGGCTGTCCAGGACGCTGGAAGACTGCGGCACGCTGGTCAATCCGCTCATTCCGTGGGGCGTCAGCGGCGCGTTTTTCACCACAACCCTGCATGTCCCTACTCTGGATTACTTGCCGTATGTACCTTATCTGTGGCTGTCGCCGGCACTTACCTT
- a CDS encoding nucleotide sugar dehydrogenase: protein MGRYEELKQKLQMKTAHVGIIGLGYVGLPLAIETLKSGYTVTGIDLHAGKVENLKAGISHVQDISNETLQECMAQGRFFPTTDYSVLSELDAVSICVPTPLSPNQDPDTSYIIHVVDQIKTYMRKGMLITLESTTYPGTTEELIQQEFEKLGYEAGVDFFLCYSPERVDPGNRLFTTHNTPKIIGGTTERCIELGTLLYGNLVKTVVPVSSPKVAEMSKLLENTFRSVNIAFMNEMAMMCDKMGINVWEVIKAASTKPFGFMPFYPGPGIGGHCIPLDPMYLSWKAKGFRFHSQFIEIAQSINDNMPDYVLNKTSQVLNLYAKAIKNSKILILGMAYKPDVDDLRESPGLEIYELFAKNGAKIDYFDPYAQSFVNKEGQVVRSIDNDPELFQSYDCMVLITNHRCFDYQALADLGVAIIDTRNAFDGIANANIYKLGNSVAIRQEKEMISMLA from the coding sequence ATGGGAAGATACGAGGAACTGAAACAAAAGCTTCAAATGAAAACAGCACATGTAGGGATCATCGGGCTGGGCTATGTAGGATTGCCTCTCGCGATTGAGACGCTCAAAAGCGGCTACACCGTGACAGGGATCGATTTGCATGCAGGCAAGGTGGAGAATCTTAAGGCTGGTATTTCGCACGTGCAGGATATTTCCAATGAAACCCTGCAGGAATGCATGGCACAGGGACGATTCTTCCCAACCACTGACTACAGCGTACTGTCTGAGCTGGACGCCGTCAGCATATGTGTACCCACTCCGCTCAGCCCAAATCAGGACCCGGACACTTCTTACATCATCCATGTAGTGGATCAGATCAAGACGTACATGAGAAAGGGCATGCTGATTACGCTGGAGAGCACGACCTATCCAGGAACGACGGAAGAGCTGATCCAGCAAGAATTTGAAAAGCTTGGTTACGAGGCAGGCGTAGACTTTTTCCTCTGCTACTCGCCTGAGCGTGTCGATCCAGGGAATCGCTTGTTTACCACCCACAATACGCCCAAAATCATCGGCGGAACGACAGAGAGATGCATCGAGCTGGGGACCTTGCTGTACGGCAATCTCGTAAAAACCGTCGTACCAGTCTCTTCCCCGAAGGTGGCGGAGATGTCCAAGCTGCTGGAGAACACGTTCCGCAGCGTCAACATCGCTTTTATGAACGAAATGGCGATGATGTGCGACAAGATGGGGATTAACGTGTGGGAGGTAATCAAAGCGGCATCGACCAAGCCTTTTGGATTCATGCCGTTCTATCCGGGACCAGGGATTGGCGGACACTGCATTCCGCTCGATCCGATGTACCTGTCCTGGAAGGCCAAGGGCTTCCGCTTCCACAGCCAATTTATCGAAATTGCGCAGTCGATCAACGACAATATGCCTGACTACGTGCTGAACAAGACCAGCCAGGTTCTCAATCTGTATGCCAAGGCAATCAAGAACTCCAAAATTTTGATCCTCGGCATGGCGTACAAACCGGATGTCGACGATCTGCGTGAATCACCAGGACTGGAAATCTACGAACTGTTCGCCAAAAACGGGGCCAAGATAGACTATTTCGATCCGTACGCGCAAAGCTTTGTCAATAAGGAAGGGCAAGTCGTACGTTCGATCGACAACGATCCGGAGCTCTTCCAATCGTATGATTGCATGGTCTTGATCACCAATCATCGCTGCTTTGATTATCAGGCACTGGCAGACCTGGGTGTCGCCATCATCGATACGAGAAACGCCTTTGACGGCATTGCCAATGCGAATATTTACAAGCTGGGGAACTCCGTTGCGATTCGTCAGGAAAAAGAAATGATCAGCATGCTTGCCTAA
- a CDS encoding HEAT repeat domain-containing protein, translating to MQTPLATAFLFLYVLCGVTILGLLILFGLKLRNIAVEKRTKDCLEKYQDYFVYLQAHGEEEERLKVPYGNVTIGEKQIIQKKLFELMERFTGVHRQKLGWLCEDLGLVDLDLQRLNSAWKWTRVDAAYNLGVMRSRRAVPGLLQLLEKLDYDPSLFIVARAVAKCARNGNDLGEMVRQLVRHRKNCHPLIVDIISETEVETEPLYVALLQEADRDLVEIGLIGLSVHHQSNLEPYLHKLVNAKEKEVRIKAVKLLCKDSRLLTDKRVREFIIHNDWEIRAAVAKAIGSLGLAVYIPILKKAVSDPNWWVCHHSARSLAQLGIEGFQALCEILQENRYGSNVQLAHQVVQEELEKGKKQQDDQEMQLHYNQKLYLYQSSRRKAISTVQA from the coding sequence GTGCAAACACCATTGGCGACGGCATTCCTTTTTCTGTACGTGCTATGCGGTGTGACCATCCTTGGTCTTTTGATCCTGTTCGGATTGAAGCTGCGTAATATCGCGGTAGAAAAACGAACCAAAGACTGCTTGGAAAAATACCAGGATTACTTTGTCTACCTGCAGGCGCATGGGGAAGAGGAAGAACGTTTGAAAGTGCCTTATGGGAACGTCACGATTGGGGAAAAGCAAATCATTCAGAAAAAGCTGTTCGAGCTGATGGAGCGGTTCACAGGCGTGCATCGCCAAAAGCTGGGCTGGCTCTGCGAGGATCTGGGATTGGTAGATCTCGACTTGCAACGGCTGAACAGTGCTTGGAAGTGGACGAGGGTAGATGCGGCCTACAATCTGGGAGTGATGCGCTCCCGGAGGGCGGTACCAGGTTTGCTGCAGCTGCTGGAAAAGCTCGACTACGACCCGAGTCTGTTTATCGTAGCCCGTGCGGTCGCCAAGTGCGCGCGCAACGGAAACGATCTCGGTGAGATGGTGCGGCAGCTCGTCCGGCATCGCAAAAACTGCCATCCCTTGATCGTGGACATCATCAGTGAGACAGAGGTGGAAACGGAGCCGCTGTACGTCGCACTCTTGCAGGAAGCCGACCGGGATCTGGTCGAGATCGGATTGATCGGACTTTCCGTCCATCATCAATCCAATCTGGAGCCGTATCTGCACAAGCTGGTCAACGCAAAGGAAAAAGAGGTGCGAATCAAGGCTGTCAAGCTGCTGTGCAAGGATTCCCGTCTGCTCACGGACAAGCGCGTGCGAGAGTTTATTATCCATAACGATTGGGAGATTCGAGCAGCGGTAGCCAAAGCGATCGGTTCACTTGGTCTTGCGGTGTACATCCCGATTTTGAAAAAAGCGGTCAGCGATCCGAACTGGTGGGTCTGCCACCACAGCGCCCGCAGTTTGGCACAGCTGGGTATCGAGGGCTTCCAGGCACTCTGCGAAATTTTGCAGGAAAATCGATACGGAAGCAATGTGCAGCTGGCCCATCAAGTGGTGCAAGAGGAGCTTGAGAAAGGGAAAAAGCAGCAGGACGACCAGGAAATGCAGCTTCACTACAATCAAAAGCTGTATCTCTATCAAAGCTCGCGAAGAAAAGCGATCTCAACTGTGCAAGCTTAA
- a CDS encoding glycosyltransferase family 2 protein, with protein MRDFLLYYGMFAVYYVIAINSLYFVIMMFSFKNIIGILKSSIYSRFQALSGSEQVPPISILVPAYNEELTIIENVRSLLSLNYPRYEVIVVNDGSKDDTLQVLTREFKLEESGHMPIQPLLQTSDIRGIYHNPAYPNLYLIDKENGGKADSLNAGINLAHYPLIASIDADSLLEKDALIRIAKVYMENPEETVAIGGDIRIANGCKIEDGVVSDIRLPDKFLPMMQSVEYLKAFLGGRIGWSAINGLIIVSGAFGVFRKDYVIKVGGYREGYPGEDMNIIIKLHKYMLENKLPYRVAFCPDAVCWTQAPDSFRILGSQRRRWGRGNLKNMIEYGQHMVLRPKYKIFGMLTLPFNILFETLNPYFRITGLLALIGYTLMNMTNANVLLLYGLLNIIYGVLLGVGALLLEEIAFRRYPRIRDIVKMLFYTILMFFGYRQIGVIWRFLGHIEYLRNNNSWGTMTRKSWQADGNKNISSLEARG; from the coding sequence ATGCGTGATTTTTTGCTCTACTACGGAATGTTCGCCGTCTACTATGTGATTGCGATTAATTCGTTGTATTTCGTCATCATGATGTTCTCCTTCAAGAACATCATCGGGATCTTGAAAAGCTCCATCTACTCCAGATTTCAGGCGTTGTCCGGATCGGAGCAGGTCCCACCGATTTCGATTCTGGTTCCTGCCTACAATGAGGAGCTGACGATTATCGAGAATGTGCGGTCACTCCTTTCGCTCAACTATCCGCGCTATGAGGTGATCGTGGTCAATGACGGCTCCAAGGACGATACCCTGCAGGTCCTCACTCGCGAGTTCAAGCTGGAGGAATCGGGGCACATGCCTATTCAGCCGCTCTTGCAGACGTCGGATATCCGCGGAATCTACCATAACCCGGCTTACCCGAATCTGTATTTGATCGATAAAGAGAATGGCGGAAAGGCCGACTCGCTGAACGCGGGGATCAACCTCGCGCACTACCCGCTGATCGCTTCGATCGACGCCGACTCGCTGTTGGAAAAAGATGCGTTGATCCGGATCGCAAAAGTCTACATGGAAAATCCGGAAGAGACAGTCGCAATCGGCGGGGATATTCGCATCGCAAACGGCTGCAAGATCGAGGATGGCGTCGTCAGTGACATCCGCCTGCCAGACAAGTTCTTGCCGATGATGCAGTCAGTGGAATACCTGAAGGCATTTCTCGGAGGGCGGATCGGTTGGAGCGCGATCAACGGTTTGATTATCGTGTCAGGCGCGTTCGGTGTCTTCCGCAAAGATTATGTGATCAAAGTCGGCGGCTATCGCGAAGGCTATCCAGGCGAAGATATGAACATCATCATCAAGCTGCACAAGTACATGCTGGAAAACAAACTTCCTTATCGTGTCGCTTTCTGCCCGGATGCGGTCTGCTGGACACAAGCCCCGGACTCCTTCCGAATCCTGGGCAGCCAACGTCGCAGATGGGGGCGCGGCAATCTGAAAAACATGATCGAGTACGGACAGCATATGGTCCTTCGCCCGAAATACAAAATATTCGGGATGCTTACTCTGCCTTTCAACATCCTGTTCGAGACGCTCAATCCGTACTTCCGTATCACTGGGCTGCTGGCTCTGATTGGCTACACGCTCATGAACATGACGAATGCGAACGTTCTGCTCTTGTATGGACTGCTCAACATCATTTACGGCGTACTGCTGGGAGTCGGTGCGCTGCTGCTGGAGGAAATCGCGTTTCGCCGTTATCCTCGTATCCGGGATATCGTCAAAATGCTTTTCTATACAATCTTGATGTTCTTTGGCTATCGCCAAATCGGTGTCATCTGGAGATTCCTCGGACACATCGAATACCTGCGCAACAACAACTCGTGGGGAACCATGACACGCAAGAGCTGGCAAGCTGACGGCAACAAAAACATTTCGAGTTTGGAGGCAAGAGGATGA
- the glmS gene encoding glutamine--fructose-6-phosphate transaminase (isomerizing), with protein sequence MCGIMGYIGNREAQSILINGLKKLEYRGYDSAGIAVCDGESIAICKAKGRIDVLEEQAEKSSLQGAIGIGHTRWATHGRPADENSHPHEDQSGKFAIVHNGIIENYLDLKHELEERGVVFTSQTDTEVIVHLLAEAYNGDIVSTVQQVAGKIRGAYALGVMTEHEPDKLIAVRLASPLIIGVGEGENFIGSDIPAVLEHTRDVYVLEDGDLAVLTKDSVTVMNMDTNQLIERDLIRIEWDKEQAEKDGYDHYMLKEIHEQPRALRNTMTGRIDEAGQRVVFPGLNLAPEDVIGIEKIYIVACGTAYHAGMIGKYVIENLAQIPVEIDVASEFRYRRPLFKGKTLTIVVSQSGETADTLAALREAKRHGSAIVAITNVVGSSIAREADHLITTNAGPEIAVASTKAYTSQLIAFYLFGLYLAQCKESLSAEERISLIAALQKLPDQVETVLSHAEGIHSFAQSIKDEGHLFFIGRGLDYAVSLEGSLKLKEISYIHSEAYAAGELKHGTLALIQEGTRVIALSTQAELHEKMVSNITEVKARGANVLGIALEDNVELHRSVDDVCLIPSTPALLTPVLSVIPLQLISYYTSVALGNDVDRPRNLAKSVTVE encoded by the coding sequence ATGTGTGGAATTATGGGATATATCGGCAACAGAGAGGCACAATCCATCTTGATTAATGGACTGAAAAAACTGGAGTACCGCGGTTATGACTCAGCCGGAATCGCCGTGTGCGACGGGGAGTCCATCGCGATCTGCAAAGCGAAAGGGCGCATCGATGTACTGGAGGAGCAGGCGGAGAAATCCAGCCTGCAGGGGGCGATCGGAATCGGTCATACTCGCTGGGCGACACATGGACGCCCAGCCGATGAGAACTCACACCCGCACGAGGATCAGTCCGGAAAATTCGCGATCGTGCACAACGGGATCATCGAGAACTACCTCGATCTCAAGCATGAGCTGGAAGAGCGCGGAGTCGTATTCACCTCGCAGACGGATACGGAGGTCATTGTTCATTTGCTGGCGGAAGCGTACAACGGAGATATCGTATCCACCGTCCAGCAAGTGGCTGGCAAAATCCGCGGAGCGTATGCACTGGGTGTCATGACAGAGCATGAGCCGGACAAGCTTATAGCCGTCCGGCTCGCCAGCCCGCTGATCATCGGGGTAGGTGAGGGAGAGAACTTCATCGGCTCCGATATTCCCGCCGTACTGGAGCATACGCGCGATGTCTACGTCCTCGAGGATGGCGACCTGGCCGTATTGACCAAAGATTCGGTCACGGTCATGAATATGGATACCAATCAGCTGATAGAACGCGACCTCATTCGAATCGAGTGGGACAAAGAGCAGGCGGAAAAGGATGGATACGACCATTACATGCTCAAAGAAATTCACGAGCAGCCGCGCGCTCTGCGAAACACGATGACGGGGAGGATAGACGAAGCGGGGCAGCGTGTTGTATTCCCGGGTCTGAACTTGGCGCCCGAGGACGTCATCGGAATCGAAAAGATATACATAGTCGCGTGCGGAACGGCTTACCATGCAGGAATGATCGGCAAATATGTCATTGAAAATCTGGCGCAAATTCCAGTGGAAATCGATGTGGCGTCCGAGTTTCGCTACAGACGCCCTCTATTCAAAGGGAAGACGCTCACGATCGTCGTCAGTCAATCCGGTGAGACGGCGGATACACTCGCCGCCTTGCGTGAAGCAAAACGTCACGGCTCTGCCATCGTAGCGATCACGAATGTCGTGGGCAGCTCCATCGCACGGGAAGCCGATCATCTGATTACGACGAATGCAGGCCCGGAAATTGCGGTGGCTTCTACCAAAGCTTATACCTCTCAGTTGATCGCTTTCTACTTGTTCGGACTGTATCTGGCACAGTGCAAGGAGTCGCTATCTGCCGAAGAGAGAATCTCCTTGATCGCGGCCTTGCAAAAGCTGCCCGATCAGGTGGAAACGGTCCTTTCACACGCAGAGGGAATTCACTCGTTTGCTCAATCTATCAAGGACGAGGGTCATCTGTTCTTCATCGGTCGAGGACTCGATTACGCGGTTTCTCTGGAAGGCTCCCTGAAGCTGAAGGAAATCTCCTACATTCACTCCGAGGCCTATGCGGCTGGAGAACTCAAGCACGGTACACTGGCTCTCATTCAGGAAGGAACGCGGGTCATCGCATTGTCCACACAAGCGGAGCTGCACGAGAAAATGGTCAGCAACATTACAGAAGTAAAAGCAAGAGGAGCAAACGTCCTCGGGATCGCTCTGGAAGACAACGTGGAGCTGCATCGCTCCGTCGATGATGTCTGCCTGATTCCGTCTACGCCAGCCCTGTTGACTCCGGTTTTGAGCGTGATTCCTCTTCAGTTGATCTCGTATTACACTTCCGTTGCTTTGGGAAATGACGTGGATCGTCCGCGAAATCTAGCAAAAAGTGTAACAGTCGAATAG
- a CDS encoding peroxiredoxin gives MLTTKNLETLEERATLADYKGKWLILFFWPFDFTYVCPTEVTSFSDHAEEFRDLDCEVLGVSTDSVHTHRAWINTPRDQNGIGAVNFPLASDFNKETARAYGVLDEEAGAAYRGLFIIDPEGILRYQVVTDMNVGRSVDETSRVLQALQAGGLCPANWKPGMKTL, from the coding sequence ATGCTCACCACGAAAAACCTGGAGACGCTGGAAGAGCGCGCCACTCTCGCTGATTACAAAGGAAAATGGCTGATCCTGTTCTTCTGGCCATTTGATTTCACTTATGTATGCCCGACAGAGGTTACGTCCTTCAGCGACCATGCAGAGGAATTCCGCGATCTGGATTGCGAAGTTTTGGGTGTATCTACTGACAGCGTGCATACACACCGCGCATGGATCAATACGCCACGCGACCAAAATGGGATTGGTGCTGTAAACTTCCCGCTGGCGAGTGATTTCAATAAAGAAACGGCTCGTGCCTACGGCGTCCTCGACGAAGAGGCAGGGGCAGCTTACCGGGGCTTGTTCATCATCGATCCAGAAGGAATCCTGCGTTACCAGGTCGTGACCGACATGAACGTAGGACGCAGCGTAGACGAAACCTCACGGGTCCTCCAAGCGCTTCAGGCAGGCGGACTGTGCCCTGCGAACTGGAAGCCAGGGATGAAAACTCTGTAA
- a CDS encoding NAD(P)/FAD-dependent oxidoreductase, protein MYDVIIIGGGPAGASAAIYTARGNLKTLVIDKAPGTGALALTHKIANYPGVEGELSGKELLEKMRRQAEGFGAQFIQTTISAVDVEDEVKAIFTANGTFEAKTVIVATGSKGRNRMLPGEEDLLGRGVSTCATCDGAFYEGKHVAVIGDTEEAVEEAHALTKFADRITFLVPRADLQGVDGVPELPNTEILFRARPLEIVGKNSVEGLRIRSAEGNEEMLNVDGVFVFLSGSKPGTDFLDGQVPLDDEGFMILDEFMQSSVPGVFGAGEVRKTPVKQAVVAAADGAIAAMAVDRYINKRSKIVPQYK, encoded by the coding sequence ATGTATGATGTGATCATTATCGGCGGAGGTCCCGCAGGCGCGTCCGCTGCCATCTATACAGCCCGTGGAAACTTGAAGACACTGGTAATCGACAAGGCACCAGGTACTGGAGCACTTGCCCTGACCCATAAAATTGCAAACTATCCCGGCGTGGAAGGCGAACTCTCGGGGAAAGAATTACTCGAGAAGATGCGCAGACAAGCGGAGGGCTTTGGTGCCCAGTTCATTCAGACTACCATTTCTGCGGTCGATGTGGAGGATGAGGTAAAAGCCATCTTCACTGCGAACGGTACTTTTGAAGCCAAGACGGTGATCGTCGCTACCGGTTCGAAAGGACGCAACCGCATGCTTCCGGGTGAAGAAGATCTGCTGGGCCGCGGAGTCAGCACATGTGCGACCTGCGACGGCGCTTTTTACGAAGGCAAGCACGTTGCTGTCATCGGCGACACGGAAGAGGCGGTAGAAGAAGCGCACGCTCTGACCAAATTTGCGGATCGAATCACCTTCCTGGTGCCTCGCGCGGATTTGCAAGGGGTAGATGGTGTCCCAGAGCTGCCAAATACGGAGATTTTGTTCCGTGCACGCCCGCTCGAGATCGTCGGAAAGAATTCGGTGGAAGGGCTGCGCATTCGCTCTGCGGAAGGAAATGAAGAAATGCTGAACGTGGATGGCGTCTTTGTATTCCTCTCAGGCAGCAAGCCAGGCACCGATTTCCTGGATGGACAGGTTCCCCTGGATGACGAAGGGTTCATGATTTTGGATGAGTTTATGCAATCTTCCGTTCCCGGCGTATTCGGTGCCGGAGAAGTGCGCAAGACTCCTGTCAAGCAAGCGGTTGTAGCTGCAGCCGACGGAGCTATTGCAGCGATGGCGGTAGACCGATATATTAATAAGCGTTCCAAAATCGTACCTCAATACAAATAA
- a CDS encoding response regulator transcription factor: MSNLVPAFQQLLGEMEASQTSCGVILVACKDLANDGVEAIRNAFEKDTPDVTAHYAYDKTKRVLGVLVVGQKLGETHFHALRVKEYLLERQLLSGSMLITSLSGGPRSSGQMQMSRQTLMKMMQDIRGMEGLGEIHIYDPVAEDSVEDQASILLINSDQTVNEFLTIYLQRKGYQVNVASDGVEGMQKFQEVLPDLVITDLNLPVINGYQLIERIKRAEVDCTSKIVILTDKRLEEDVQKSFALGASDYITKPFSPVELEARVKRLIS, encoded by the coding sequence ATGAGTAATCTCGTACCGGCATTTCAGCAGCTACTCGGTGAAATGGAAGCGAGCCAAACTTCGTGTGGGGTTATTTTGGTGGCTTGCAAAGATCTCGCGAATGATGGAGTGGAAGCGATCAGAAATGCATTTGAAAAGGATACGCCTGACGTGACCGCCCACTATGCGTACGACAAGACCAAACGTGTGCTGGGTGTGCTCGTGGTAGGGCAAAAGCTGGGCGAAACTCACTTTCACGCCCTGCGAGTGAAGGAATATTTATTGGAGAGACAACTTTTGTCAGGCAGCATGCTCATCACCAGCCTTTCCGGAGGCCCTCGCTCATCTGGACAGATGCAAATGTCTCGCCAGACGCTCATGAAAATGATGCAGGATATCAGAGGAATGGAAGGATTGGGAGAGATTCACATCTACGATCCTGTGGCGGAAGACAGCGTTGAGGACCAGGCGAGCATCCTGCTCATCAATTCAGACCAGACAGTGAATGAATTTTTGACCATCTATCTGCAGCGGAAAGGCTACCAGGTCAACGTAGCGAGCGATGGTGTGGAGGGAATGCAGAAATTCCAGGAAGTGCTGCCTGATCTGGTCATCACCGATCTGAATCTGCCGGTGATTAACGGCTATCAATTGATAGAGCGCATCAAGCGGGCAGAGGTGGATTGCACAAGCAAAATTGTCATCCTGACAGACAAGAGGCTCGAGGAGGATGTCCAAAAATCGTTTGCCCTCGGCGCCTCTGACTATATCACCAAGCCATTCTCCCCTGTGGAGCTGGAAGCAAGAGTAAAACGGCTGATTTCATAA